A window from Herbaspirillum sp. meg3 encodes these proteins:
- a CDS encoding DHCW motif cupin fold protein — translation MEIGNLPFGTTDWSTVERTEHKGDSGMATWRTRQFGPIRVRMVEYTPGYLADHWCKKGHVLLCLEGELHTELEDGRTFLLTAGMSYQVADNAEAHRSSTATGAKLFIVD, via the coding sequence ATGGAAATCGGCAACCTGCCGTTCGGCACGACCGACTGGAGCACGGTCGAGCGTACCGAACACAAGGGCGACAGCGGCATGGCTACCTGGCGTACGCGCCAGTTCGGCCCTATCCGCGTGCGCATGGTGGAATACACGCCGGGTTACCTGGCGGATCACTGGTGCAAAAAGGGTCACGTCTTGTTGTGCCTGGAAGGTGAACTGCACACAGAGCTGGAAGACGGCCGCACCTTTTTGCTCACAGCGGGCATGAGCTATCAGGTGGCCGACAATGCCGAGGCGCATCGTTCGTCGACGGCAACCGGCGCCAAGCTTTTTATCGTCGACTGA
- a CDS encoding RidA family protein — protein sequence MTVQRLHVGKRLSEAAIHNGTVYLAGQIAEDTTQNIEGQTREVLGHIDRLLAEAGSSKENILSCQIYIADVKDFEGMNSVWDSWVPAGNTPPRATVEAKLARPELLVEIIIVAAQK from the coding sequence ATGACAGTACAACGTCTCCACGTCGGCAAGCGTCTATCGGAAGCCGCGATTCACAACGGTACCGTCTATCTGGCCGGCCAGATTGCCGAAGACACCACCCAGAACATCGAAGGCCAGACGCGTGAAGTCCTGGGCCACATCGACCGTCTGCTGGCGGAAGCCGGCAGCAGCAAGGAAAACATCCTGTCGTGCCAGATCTATATCGCCGACGTGAAGGACTTTGAAGGCATGAATTCGGTCTGGGATAGCTGGGTGCCTGCCGGCAATACGCCGCCGCGCGCCACCGTCGAGGCCAAGCTGGCCCGTCCTGAATTGCTGGTCGAGATCATCATTGTCGCTGCTCAAAAATAA
- a CDS encoding PLP-dependent aminotransferase family protein, which yields MKIENPNPLQWNFSKRSQQLQSSAIREILKITMRPEITSFAGGLPSPATFPVERMKAAFDTVLTNQGKIALQYGPTDGYGPLREWVADSLSTDGAKILPEQVLMVSGSQQGLDLLGKVLIDEGSKVLVETPSYLGALQAFSIYGPDFISVPSDEQGLIPSAVEEMGKGARLLYSLPNFQNPTGRTLPLDRRLALVEACARIGLPLIEDDPYGALSYRNDPLPKMLNMNPSGVIYMGSFSKVLTPGIRLGYVVAPVPLIRKMEQAKQAADLHTAQLTQMVVYEAVKDGFLQTHIPTIRKLYADQCQAMLDALQTYFPAGTSWTKPEGGMFIWVTLPAHIDSGELLKEAVEQHVAFVPGAPFYANEPQHNTLRLSFVTVPPEKIRAGVERLGKLIAAKL from the coding sequence ATGAAAATCGAAAACCCCAATCCACTTCAGTGGAATTTCTCCAAACGTTCGCAGCAGCTGCAAAGCTCCGCCATCCGCGAAATCCTGAAGATCACCATGCGTCCGGAGATCACGTCGTTCGCAGGCGGTCTGCCGTCGCCGGCGACCTTCCCGGTCGAGCGCATGAAAGCGGCTTTCGATACCGTATTGACGAATCAAGGCAAGATCGCACTGCAATACGGCCCGACCGATGGTTACGGCCCGTTGCGTGAATGGGTTGCCGATTCGCTGTCGACCGACGGCGCCAAGATCCTGCCCGAACAAGTGCTGATGGTGTCCGGTTCGCAACAAGGCCTGGATCTGCTGGGCAAAGTGCTGATCGACGAAGGCAGCAAAGTGCTGGTCGAAACGCCGAGCTATCTGGGCGCACTGCAAGCGTTCTCGATCTACGGTCCGGATTTCATCTCGGTGCCGAGCGACGAGCAAGGCCTGATTCCTTCGGCTGTCGAAGAAATGGGCAAGGGCGCGCGTCTGTTGTACTCGCTGCCGAACTTCCAGAATCCAACCGGCCGCACGCTGCCATTGGATCGCCGTCTGGCGCTGGTGGAAGCCTGTGCCCGCATCGGCCTGCCACTGATCGAAGATGATCCGTACGGCGCACTGAGCTATCGCAACGATCCGTTGCCGAAGATGCTGAACATGAATCCGTCCGGCGTGATTTATATGGGTTCGTTCTCCAAGGTGCTGACACCTGGTATCCGCCTCGGTTACGTTGTGGCGCCGGTGCCGCTGATCCGCAAGATGGAACAAGCCAAGCAAGCTGCCGATCTGCACACAGCACAGCTGACACAGATGGTGGTGTACGAAGCAGTCAAGGACGGCTTCCTGCAAACGCATATCCCAACCATTCGCAAGCTGTACGCCGACCAATGTCAGGCCATGCTGGATGCGCTGCAAACTTACTTCCCGGCCGGCACCAGCTGGACCAAGCCGGAAGGCGGCATGTTCATCTGGGTAACGCTGCCGGCACACATCGACAGCGGCGAATTGCTGAAAGAAGCGGTCGAGCAGCACGTGGCCTTCGTGCCGGGCGCGCCGTTCTACGCCAACGAACCGCAACACAACACGCTGCGTCTGAGCTTCGTCACCGTGCCTCCGGAAAAAATCCGTGCCGGCGTCGAACGTCTCGGCAAGCTCATCGCCGCCAAGCTGTAA
- a CDS encoding GntR family transcriptional regulator, producing MQNSAIGLDINEILNKPENTPAALPKLERQRLHDTVVEHLRNLIVEAVLVPGTKLNERELCETLGISRTPLREALKVLAAEGLIEISPNRGASVSKMSETEIWETFELMSGLEAMSGELACERITPVEVAEIKALHYAMLACKAQNDLPGYYSRNQAIHNKINEAARNSVLHQTYLGLNRRLQALRFKSNFRPEKWDSAAHDHDEMVKALEARDGKRLAAVLRQHLLDKRDAVLNVPVPVVAAETPAGKTNNQ from the coding sequence ATGCAAAATTCAGCAATTGGACTCGATATCAACGAGATCCTGAACAAACCTGAAAATACCCCCGCCGCCCTGCCGAAACTGGAGCGCCAGCGTCTGCACGACACCGTCGTCGAACACCTGCGCAATCTGATTGTTGAAGCAGTGCTGGTTCCCGGCACCAAACTGAACGAGCGTGAGCTGTGCGAAACGCTCGGCATTTCGCGCACGCCGCTGCGCGAAGCATTGAAGGTATTGGCAGCCGAAGGCCTGATCGAGATTTCACCCAACCGTGGCGCATCGGTATCAAAGATGTCCGAAACCGAGATCTGGGAAACCTTCGAACTCATGAGCGGGCTGGAAGCCATGTCCGGAGAGCTGGCCTGCGAGCGCATCACGCCGGTGGAAGTCGCCGAGATCAAGGCGCTGCATTACGCCATGCTGGCCTGCAAAGCGCAGAACGACTTGCCCGGCTACTACAGCCGCAACCAGGCCATCCACAACAAGATCAACGAAGCCGCACGCAACTCGGTGCTGCATCAGACCTACCTCGGCCTGAACCGCCGTCTGCAGGCGCTGCGCTTCAAGTCCAACTTCCGCCCCGAAAAATGGGACAGCGCCGCGCACGATCACGACGAAATGGTCAAAGCACTGGAAGCACGCGACGGCAAGCGTCTGGCAGCAGTCCTGCGCCAGCATTTGCTGGACAAGCGCGATGCGGTGTTGAACGTGCCGGTGCCGGTGGTTGCTGCAGAAACGCCCGCAGGCAAAACCAATAATCAGTAA
- a CDS encoding type II toxin-antitoxin system Phd/YefM family antitoxin has protein sequence MRIINFSDARNSLKAVIDQAVDDADVTVIARRDAPDAVVMSFEYYSSLLETVHLLKSPANAAHLARSIAQLNAGQAERHNLIDVESDAHEESEVQSGRMGEL, from the coding sequence ATGCGCATTATTAATTTCTCTGACGCTCGAAATAGCTTGAAAGCCGTGATAGATCAAGCCGTTGATGACGCAGATGTCACTGTGATCGCTCGTCGCGATGCGCCGGACGCTGTTGTTATGTCGTTTGAATATTACAGTAGTCTTTTGGAGACGGTTCATCTGCTGAAGTCGCCCGCGAATGCAGCTCATTTGGCTCGATCCATCGCACAACTGAATGCTGGTCAAGCTGAGCGTCATAATCTGATTGATGTAGAAAGTGACGCCCATGAGGAATCTGAAGTTCAGTCCGGAAGGATGGGGGAGCTATGA
- a CDS encoding alpha/beta fold hydrolase translates to MTQAVLKTVQCISPAGLHSMAYKEWGNPHNPNVLVCVHGVTRVGDDFDVMARELSETYRVVCPDVVGRGRSGRLQAPQYYVIPQYVSDMVTLLARLDAESVDWFGTSMGGLIGMGLASMPENPVRRLVLNDIGPSINASALARIGEYIGQDIRFTTFDEAAQYIRTISASFGPHTDEEWHKLAADVLRQDKDGKWTRHYDLRLAEPFKTMTPEAASMGEAMLWASYDAIRCPTLLVRGKQSDLLLPEVAQAMTQRGPKAKLVEFEGVGHAPTFMHAEQIQVAKDFLLG, encoded by the coding sequence ATGACACAAGCTGTATTGAAAACAGTTCAATGTATTTCGCCTGCCGGTTTGCATTCGATGGCTTACAAGGAGTGGGGTAATCCTCATAATCCCAATGTGCTGGTGTGCGTTCATGGCGTGACGCGTGTGGGGGACGATTTTGATGTGATGGCGCGCGAGTTGTCCGAGACGTATCGGGTGGTGTGTCCGGATGTGGTCGGGCGCGGCCGGTCGGGGCGCTTGCAGGCGCCGCAGTATTACGTGATTCCGCAGTATGTGAGCGACATGGTGACCTTGTTGGCGCGTCTGGATGCGGAATCGGTGGACTGGTTCGGCACGTCGATGGGCGGGCTGATCGGCATGGGTCTTGCATCGATGCCGGAGAATCCGGTTCGCCGGCTGGTGCTCAACGATATCGGTCCGTCGATCAACGCGTCGGCATTGGCGCGCATCGGTGAGTACATCGGGCAGGACATCCGATTTACGACCTTTGATGAGGCGGCGCAATATATTCGCACCATTTCGGCGAGTTTCGGGCCGCATACGGATGAGGAGTGGCACAAGCTGGCTGCGGATGTTTTGCGCCAGGACAAGGACGGCAAGTGGACGCGCCACTATGATCTGCGGCTGGCGGAACCGTTCAAGACCATGACGCCGGAAGCGGCAAGCATGGGCGAGGCGATGTTGTGGGCCTCCTATGATGCGATCCGCTGCCCGACGCTGCTGGTGCGCGGCAAGCAATCCGATCTGTTGTTGCCGGAAGTGGCGCAGGCCATGACGCAGCGCGGTCCCAAGGCCAAGCTGGTGGAGTTTGAAGGTGTCGGCCATGCGCCGACATTTATGCATGCGGAGCAGATCCAGGTGGCTAAAGATTTTTTGCTCGGCTGA
- a CDS encoding Ref family recombination enhancement nuclease, translating into MKRTTPLKRTGFKPKVSAKPGILRTATLPDLKKVAKQRMRSKQRAVTAEEKMLWSKMSKIGCIACFLDGFHNSYVSIHHIDGRTKPDCHKKVLPLRAPHHQRDDTDPMKRDAVHPEKARFEAKYGSQYELQAQVMSMLGADHAVADWGNTRPRVVH; encoded by the coding sequence ATGAAACGCACCACGCCCCTCAAGCGCACCGGCTTCAAGCCGAAGGTATCGGCCAAGCCGGGCATTCTACGCACGGCGACGTTGCCTGATCTGAAGAAGGTTGCGAAGCAACGTATGCGCAGCAAGCAACGTGCTGTTACTGCCGAAGAAAAAATGCTCTGGAGCAAGATGTCAAAAATTGGCTGTATAGCGTGTTTCTTGGATGGTTTTCACAACTCCTACGTTTCCATCCATCACATTGATGGCCGCACGAAGCCAGACTGCCATAAGAAAGTGTTGCCACTCCGCGCGCCGCACCATCAGCGTGACGACACCGATCCCATGAAGCGCGATGCCGTCCATCCAGAGAAGGCGCGCTTTGAAGCGAAATACGGCTCGCAATATGAACTGCAGGCGCAAGTCATGTCGATGCTTGGAGCTGACCATGCCGTCGCAGATTGGGGTAACACCCGGCCTCGCGTCGTACACTGA
- a CDS encoding DUF1367 family protein, producing MTHTMIMRDHRVSLTDAEKAIGKKVLTEVLRGVDDQHTKRWRKVVNTWFGLEEGEITTVDTRHPRSGPFHRFHMAMEQAVFDAQERFTDFDQFRNWLKIQVGHVTWVPGTKSGIVPLPKSTSYAEMEEVEMREFHEKMLAAFHGPVIAPFFWKLLDPEEAGGMMKSILDGFEK from the coding sequence ATGACCCATACCATGATCATGCGCGACCACCGCGTTTCTTTGACGGATGCCGAAAAGGCCATCGGCAAGAAGGTGCTCACCGAAGTCCTGCGCGGCGTTGACGACCAGCACACCAAGCGCTGGCGCAAGGTCGTGAACACCTGGTTCGGCCTGGAAGAGGGCGAGATAACCACTGTCGACACGCGGCACCCGCGCAGCGGCCCATTCCATCGTTTCCACATGGCGATGGAGCAGGCAGTCTTTGATGCGCAGGAGCGCTTTACCGATTTCGATCAATTTCGCAACTGGCTGAAGATTCAGGTCGGCCACGTCACATGGGTGCCTGGCACAAAGAGCGGCATCGTTCCGCTGCCCAAGTCTACGAGCTATGCCGAGATGGAAGAAGTTGAGATGCGCGAGTTCCACGAAAAGATGCTTGCTGCGTTTCATGGCCCTGTCATTGCGCCGTTTTTCTGGAAGCTCCTCGACCCAGAAGAAGCTGGCGGCATGATGAAAAGCATTCTGGACGGCTTCGAAAAATGA
- a CDS encoding glycoside hydrolase family protein — protein MLERYFDAYKKLLRLPDFSPSSQDAIAIQQIAERGALADIDAGRFDIAVSKVRNIWASLRGTNYGQHENKLEVLRAQFVGVGGRLA, from the coding sequence TTGCTTGAGCGCTATTTCGACGCGTACAAAAAGTTGCTTCGGCTGCCTGACTTCTCTCCCTCTAGCCAGGATGCGATCGCCATACAGCAAATTGCAGAGCGCGGTGCACTCGCTGACATTGATGCTGGCCGCTTCGACATCGCCGTCAGTAAGGTACGCAACATCTGGGCATCGCTGCGCGGCACCAACTACGGCCAGCATGAAAACAAGCTAGAGGTGCTGCGCGCGCAGTTCGTCGGCGTCGGCGGGAGGCTTGCATGA
- a CDS encoding acyltransferase family protein — MTKANHHGYRPDIDGLRAIAVCSVVFFHAFPDLVPGGFVGVDVFFVISGFLISQIIAGELLADSFSFREFYVRRIKRIFPALSLVLAATLVFGWFVLYPPEFRQLGRHVFAGSAFFSNFQLWSEAGYFDKAAELKPLLHLWSLGIEEQFYLLFPLLLIIGSRFRRLLVPIVVAVLVLSLLIGVKLTVSNGIAAFYSPASRIWELMAGSLLAISPMIYPSLRDTFKVSEGLNTAISFAGLALLVFSLLAIDRSRSFPGLWAAAPVLGTVLLIASGSAAVGNRLISNRLFVSIGLISYPLYLWHWPILAYLHIVDNAMSSTLTRGIAVVGSVALATITYLLVETPVRRSRAPRRVAAALLLIVACMGAIGILASTGLINTRLGSKPELQPIFKAIDDNDIPERNVVLHGKHVGMVAFIGDSFLDHYFARVRQVVSSSPDSLSAVFVGVGGCPPIPSVSRISDPGGCSKVLTNAYKRAGQEDIEVVVIGSAWHYFYPITARNLADDPAVFARNAMVYAEYDPERKPIGPGTAAFDQMFLELEKQVAALIVSGKRVYLVLPTPISDDLDPLRTVNRLSGQVDHAAGVSRATYAWQFAPVINQLRKISVKTGATVLNPAEELCDKDFCSAFTGADPIYKDVGHIRPFYVAGRIDVFDEALGILRPAK; from the coding sequence ATGACGAAAGCAAATCACCATGGATATCGGCCGGACATTGATGGACTTCGCGCAATTGCTGTTTGCTCGGTCGTGTTTTTTCATGCATTCCCAGACCTCGTCCCGGGTGGATTTGTCGGCGTCGATGTCTTCTTCGTCATTTCTGGCTTCCTGATTTCACAGATCATCGCCGGCGAGCTGCTGGCTGACAGTTTTTCTTTTCGCGAATTTTATGTACGGCGGATCAAGCGCATATTCCCTGCGCTCTCTCTAGTGTTGGCTGCGACCTTAGTGTTCGGATGGTTTGTTCTCTATCCGCCTGAGTTCCGACAGCTCGGGCGACACGTCTTTGCTGGTTCCGCATTCTTCTCAAATTTCCAACTATGGAGCGAGGCGGGCTATTTCGATAAGGCGGCAGAGTTGAAGCCTTTGCTGCACCTGTGGTCGTTGGGCATCGAAGAGCAGTTCTATTTGTTGTTTCCACTCCTACTGATCATCGGCAGTCGATTCAGGCGGTTGCTTGTCCCGATAGTGGTGGCCGTTCTCGTCTTGTCTTTACTAATCGGCGTCAAGCTCACTGTCAGCAACGGCATCGCCGCTTTCTATTCGCCAGCGTCTCGCATATGGGAGCTTATGGCGGGCAGCCTTTTGGCTATTTCACCCATGATTTATCCATCGCTGCGAGATACGTTTAAAGTATCTGAGGGGCTGAACACGGCCATCTCATTCGCCGGTCTGGCGTTGCTGGTCTTCTCATTACTAGCCATCGATCGTTCCCGTTCATTCCCTGGGCTATGGGCAGCTGCGCCAGTCCTAGGAACGGTTCTTTTGATCGCTTCAGGTTCAGCTGCTGTGGGTAACCGTCTCATCTCTAATCGCCTATTCGTGTCGATTGGGCTGATCAGCTATCCGCTGTACCTCTGGCATTGGCCGATTCTGGCCTACCTGCACATCGTCGATAACGCGATGTCGTCGACGCTGACGCGCGGTATCGCTGTCGTTGGCTCCGTTGCGCTGGCTACGATCACCTACCTTCTTGTGGAGACGCCTGTGCGCCGGAGCCGCGCGCCTCGCCGTGTTGCTGCTGCCCTCCTGCTGATCGTTGCTTGCATGGGCGCCATTGGAATCCTGGCAAGCACAGGGTTGATCAATACTCGACTGGGATCCAAGCCAGAACTCCAGCCTATCTTTAAGGCCATTGACGACAACGACATACCGGAAAGAAACGTGGTTCTTCATGGAAAGCACGTAGGCATGGTGGCTTTCATCGGCGACTCCTTCCTTGACCACTATTTTGCGCGTGTACGCCAAGTGGTGAGTTCGTCCCCTGATTCGTTGTCCGCTGTCTTCGTGGGTGTGGGTGGTTGCCCGCCGATTCCGTCTGTGAGCCGCATCTCAGATCCTGGTGGATGCTCAAAGGTGCTAACGAATGCCTATAAAAGAGCCGGACAGGAAGATATAGAGGTAGTCGTCATAGGTTCTGCTTGGCACTATTTCTACCCGATCACAGCGCGAAATTTAGCTGACGATCCTGCTGTCTTCGCTCGTAATGCAATGGTCTATGCGGAGTACGACCCAGAACGAAAACCAATTGGTCCCGGCACGGCCGCCTTCGACCAGATGTTTCTGGAATTGGAGAAGCAGGTTGCGGCTTTGATTGTTTCAGGGAAGAGGGTTTACTTGGTGCTGCCTACGCCGATCAGCGACGATCTCGATCCGTTGCGGACGGTGAATCGGCTATCAGGGCAGGTAGATCATGCGGCGGGCGTGTCGCGCGCAACGTATGCCTGGCAATTCGCCCCGGTCATCAACCAGCTACGCAAAATATCGGTCAAGACCGGCGCTACTGTACTGAACCCGGCTGAAGAACTTTGCGACAAGGATTTTTGCTCGGCTTTCACTGGTGCCGATCCGATATATAAGGACGTGGGGCATATTCGTCCATTCTACGTGGCTGGACGCATTGACGTTTTTGACGAAGCTCTCGGTATATTGAGGCCGGCAAAGTAA
- a CDS encoding Txe/YoeB family addiction module toxin yields the protein MRNLKFSPEGWGSYEYWHSQDKKTLKRINKLLEATMRDPFDGIGKPEPLKENLSGFWSRRIDDTNRLVYRVTETDIEVASCRYHYEA from the coding sequence ATGAGGAATCTGAAGTTCAGTCCGGAAGGATGGGGGAGCTATGAATATTGGCACTCTCAGGACAAAAAAACGCTGAAGAGAATTAACAAGCTGTTGGAGGCAACAATGCGAGACCCGTTTGATGGAATCGGAAAACCGGAGCCGTTGAAAGAGAATTTAAGCGGATTTTGGTCGCGACGCATTGATGATACAAATCGACTGGTTTATCGGGTAACCGAAACAGATATTGAGGTGGCCTCGTGCCGCTACCACTACGAAGCGTAA
- a CDS encoding bifunctional (p)ppGpp synthetase/guanosine-3',5'-bis(diphosphate) 3'-pyrophosphohydrolase → MVSVVAVPQEGTAPIVAGLSPDDAARVLSALAFVAPLYAGKPIPSGQDALQFVQGVVSVLTALNVDAETRIAGLLFELHALDLDAAATIEDQFGKDIGDLVAGVRQLMRFHSLTFHHPQEVLRGKNAAQQAAAQVETLRKMLLAMASDMRVVLVRLASRVTTLRYFAESKLENETTAQYARETFDLYAPLANRLGIWQLKWELEDLSFRFIEPVTYKRIAKMLEEKRIERAEFVATAIDRLRTELTAADIKAEVSGRPKHIYSIWNKMRGKAIDFSELYDVRAFRVIVDDIKTCYTVLGIIHNIWVPIPKEFDDYISRPKQNGYQSLHTVVIAEDGRPLEVQIRTHEMHHFAEYGVAAHWRYKESGGSNFAAQKYDEKIAWLRQLLAWKSEVSDAVVEQEEVRRDWVEKLKSTTLDERIYVLTPQARVIELPNGATPIDFAYHLHSDVGHRCRGARVDGVMVPLNTPLKNGQTVDIITVKSGPGVGPSRDWLSPGYAASSRTRSKVRAWFNAIEQEETLAHGRTVLEKTLQREGKTAVNLEELAHKLGFAKVDDLCLSLGKDEFSPRQIEQMLHEGEEGKESKHTETDEASITRKSRASSVVQGAKSGVLVVGTEGLMTQLARCCKPAPPDSIVGFVTRGKGVSIHRLTCKNFAEMSSKAPERVIQTEWGNSGKDTVYPVDIFVLAGDRQGLLRDISEIFLREKINVIGVSTQSVKGQARMGFTAEIGSTAQLIKALAVIREVKGVLEARRQ, encoded by the coding sequence ATGGTTTCAGTCGTCGCAGTTCCGCAAGAGGGTACCGCCCCCATCGTCGCCGGATTGAGTCCGGACGACGCCGCGCGCGTATTGAGCGCGCTGGCGTTCGTCGCGCCTCTGTATGCCGGCAAGCCGATCCCATCGGGGCAGGATGCCTTGCAGTTTGTGCAGGGCGTGGTCAGCGTGCTGACCGCGCTGAACGTCGATGCCGAAACGCGCATCGCCGGTCTGCTGTTCGAGCTGCATGCGCTCGATCTGGATGCTGCGGCGACGATTGAAGATCAGTTCGGCAAGGACATCGGCGATCTGGTTGCGGGTGTGCGCCAGCTGATGCGTTTTCACAGCCTGACCTTCCACCATCCGCAAGAAGTCTTGCGCGGCAAGAACGCGGCGCAACAGGCTGCGGCGCAGGTCGAAACCTTGCGCAAGATGCTGCTGGCGATGGCCAGCGACATGCGTGTGGTGCTGGTGCGTCTGGCTTCGCGCGTGACCACCTTGCGTTACTTCGCCGAGAGCAAGCTGGAGAACGAGACTACCGCGCAATACGCGCGCGAGACCTTCGATCTCTACGCACCGCTGGCCAATCGCCTCGGTATCTGGCAGCTCAAGTGGGAACTGGAGGATTTGTCCTTCCGCTTCATCGAGCCTGTCACCTACAAGCGCATCGCCAAGATGCTGGAAGAAAAGCGCATCGAGCGCGCGGAGTTTGTCGCCACCGCCATCGACCGCCTGCGCACCGAGCTGACCGCCGCCGACATCAAGGCAGAAGTCTCCGGCCGCCCCAAGCACATCTACAGCATCTGGAACAAGATGCGCGGCAAGGCCATCGATTTCTCCGAGCTGTACGACGTGCGCGCCTTCCGCGTCATCGTGGACGATATCAAGACCTGCTACACGGTGCTCGGCATCATCCACAATATCTGGGTGCCGATTCCCAAAGAGTTTGACGATTACATTTCGCGTCCCAAGCAGAACGGCTATCAGTCGCTGCACACGGTCGTGATCGCCGAAGACGGCCGCCCGCTGGAAGTGCAGATCCGCACGCATGAGATGCATCACTTCGCCGAATACGGCGTAGCGGCGCACTGGCGCTACAAGGAAAGCGGCGGCTCCAATTTCGCAGCGCAAAAGTACGATGAAAAGATCGCCTGGCTGCGTCAGCTGCTGGCGTGGAAGAGCGAAGTCTCCGACGCCGTGGTCGAGCAGGAAGAAGTGCGCCGCGACTGGGTCGAGAAGCTCAAGTCCACCACGCTCGACGAGCGCATCTACGTATTGACGCCGCAAGCGCGCGTGATCGAATTGCCCAACGGCGCCACGCCGATAGACTTCGCATATCACTTGCACAGCGATGTCGGCCATCGCTGCCGTGGCGCGCGCGTCGACGGCGTCATGGTGCCGCTGAACACGCCGTTGAAAAACGGCCAGACCGTCGACATCATCACCGTCAAGAGCGGCCCCGGCGTCGGTCCGTCGCGTGACTGGCTGAGTCCGGGTTATGCGGCGAGTTCGCGCACGCGTTCCAAGGTGCGCGCCTGGTTCAACGCCATCGAACAGGAAGAGACGCTGGCCCACGGCCGCACCGTGCTGGAAAAAACGCTGCAGCGCGAAGGCAAGACCGCCGTCAACCTGGAAGAACTTGCGCACAAACTCGGCTTCGCCAAGGTCGACGACCTGTGCCTGTCGCTGGGCAAGGACGAATTCAGCCCGCGCCAGATCGAACAGATGCTGCATGAAGGCGAAGAGGGCAAGGAAAGCAAGCACACCGAAACCGACGAAGCCTCCATCACCCGCAAGAGCCGCGCGTCGAGCGTGGTGCAGGGCGCCAAATCCGGCGTGCTGGTGGTCGGCACCGAAGGCCTGATGACGCAACTGGCGCGCTGCTGCAAGCCGGCGCCGCCGGACAGCATCGTCGGCTTCGTCACGCGCGGCAAGGGTGTCTCCATCCATCGGCTGACGTGCAAGAACTTCGCCGAGATGAGCAGCAAGGCGCCCGAACGCGTCATCCAGACCGAATGGGGCAACTCGGGCAAGGACACGGTTTATCCGGTCGATATCTTCGTGCTGGCCGGCGACCGTCAGGGCCTGCTGCGCGATATTTCAGAAATTTTCTTGCGCGAAAAGATCAACGTTATCGGCGTCAGCACGCAAAGCGTGAAGGGACAGGCGCGCATGGGATTCACCGCCGAGATCGGCTCGACCGCGCAACTGATCAAGGCGCTGGCTGTGATCCGTGAAGTGAAGGGCGTGCTGGAAGCCAGACGGCAGTAG